From Desulfovibrio desulfuricans, a single genomic window includes:
- a CDS encoding HD domain-containing protein has translation MIERQSALALLAEQKTPPSLLQHALASEAIMRALAQHFGENEDLWGLTGLLHDLDYPATAENASRHGLDTAEMLTGQLPDEALTAIRAHNAEMNGAAGPASRFDYALRCGETVTGLISAAALMRPTGMEGMEVKSIKKKMKDKAFAASVCRDNIRQCAEAGLELDAFLALSIEAMRAHAAELGLSK, from the coding sequence ATGATAGAACGTCAATCGGCCCTCGCTCTGCTGGCCGAGCAAAAAACGCCGCCTTCACTGTTGCAGCATGCCCTGGCCTCCGAGGCCATAATGCGCGCTCTTGCCCAACATTTTGGCGAAAATGAAGACCTCTGGGGCCTCACTGGCCTTTTGCACGACCTCGACTACCCCGCCACGGCGGAAAACGCCAGCCGGCACGGGCTGGACACCGCAGAGATGCTGACTGGCCAGTTGCCGGACGAAGCCCTCACTGCCATTCGCGCCCATAATGCGGAAATGAACGGCGCGGCTGGCCCTGCCTCGCGCTTTGATTACGCCCTGCGCTGCGGCGAAACCGTCACCGGGCTTATCTCTGCCGCTGCGCTCATGCGCCCCACGGGCATGGAAGGCATGGAAGTTAAAAGCATAAAGAAAAAGATGAAGGATAAAGCCTTTGCGGCCAGCGTGTGCCGCGACAACATCCGCCAGTGCGCCGAGGCCGGGCTTGAGCTTGATGCTTTTCTGGCTCTGTCCATCGAAGCCATGCGCGCCCATGCGGCGGAACTTGGTTTAAGCAAATAG
- a CDS encoding PSP1 domain-containing protein, with protein MPIYGLRFRTLGQTSYYTGPSGFKRGDHVLIEAEQGQTLAEIVSGPAEHLPGQMEQELPSILRHAGSEDIHRGEANEQMAREAQQFCRQCIRDRNLDMKLVDVEVFFDRSKLIFYFTAPSRIDFRDLVKDLVREYRARIELRQIGVRHETQMVGAVGNCGMVCCCRRYLRKFAPVTIRMAKEQNLFLNPAKISGICGRLLCCLSYEQDNYDHFHRMCPRLGKKYQTDKGPMKVLRANMFRNSLSVLTENNEEVELSLDDWQALSPHRPEAPQGVQPKQPPKGPMNDNSLLVVSATPDTLDSLDFMDEFRQDERDTQPEESAPAESGERAPGGEAQAEPGKNRRKRRRNKSQRPDHD; from the coding sequence ATGCCTATATACGGTCTCCGTTTCAGAACGCTTGGACAAACAAGCTACTATACCGGCCCCTCCGGCTTCAAACGGGGGGATCATGTGCTTATTGAGGCAGAGCAGGGCCAGACCCTCGCCGAAATAGTATCCGGCCCCGCAGAGCATTTGCCCGGACAGATGGAGCAGGAACTGCCCTCCATTTTGCGCCATGCCGGTTCAGAAGACATCCACCGTGGCGAAGCCAACGAGCAGATGGCGCGTGAAGCGCAACAGTTCTGCCGCCAGTGCATCCGCGACCGCAACCTTGATATGAAGCTTGTGGATGTGGAGGTCTTTTTTGACCGCAGCAAGCTCATCTTTTACTTCACTGCGCCTTCCCGCATTGATTTTCGCGATCTGGTCAAAGACCTTGTGCGTGAATACCGCGCGCGCATCGAGCTGCGCCAGATAGGCGTGCGCCACGAAACGCAGATGGTGGGCGCTGTGGGCAACTGCGGCATGGTCTGCTGCTGCCGCAGGTATCTGCGCAAATTTGCGCCCGTGACCATCCGCATGGCAAAAGAGCAGAACCTCTTTCTGAATCCTGCCAAAATTTCGGGCATTTGCGGCCGTTTGCTCTGCTGCCTTTCTTACGAACAGGACAACTACGACCATTTTCACCGCATGTGCCCGCGCCTCGGCAAGAAATACCAGACGGACAAAGGCCCCATGAAGGTTCTGCGGGCCAACATGTTCCGCAATTCCCTTTCTGTGCTGACGGAAAACAACGAGGAAGTCGAACTGAGCCTGGACGACTGGCAGGCGCTTTCGCCCCACAGGCCGGAGGCCCCCCAGGGTGTACAGCCAAAGCAGCCGCCCAAAGGCCCCATGAACGACAACAGCCTGCTTGTGGTTTCCGCCACGCCGGATACTCTTGACTCTCTTGATTTTATGGATGAATTCCGTCAGGACGAGCGCGATACCCAGCCCGAGGAATCCGCCCCCGCCGAATCCGGCGAGCGCGCCCCCGGTGGAGAGGCTCAGGCCGAACCGGGCAAGAATCGCCGCAAACGCCGCCGCAACAAGTCGCAGCGGCCCGACCACGACTAG
- the metG gene encoding methionine--tRNA ligase has translation MNSFFITTPIYYVNAKPHLGHAYTTVVADAMARYHKLIGEDTMFLTGTDEHGDKIVQAAEKQGQTPKEFVDDISARFRALWPKLDVANDRFVRTTDPEHISAVQAFLQKVYDAGDIYFGEFGGHYCYGCERFYTEKELENGLCPQHLTKPEFISEKNYFFRMSKYLPWLKEHIEANPSFIRPERYRSEVLAMLESGALEDLCISRPKSRLTWGIELPFDKDYVCYVWFDALLNYISALNWPEGEDFKKFWPGEHLVAKDILKPHAVFWPTMLKSAGLPLYEHLNVHGYWLVRDTKMSKSLGNVVEPSDMAQRFGPDAFRYFLLREMHFGSDASFSEDALVGRINADLANDLGNLFSRVLSMTAKYFGSHVPMPKALQEDDKAIADLCANSMRNFVQLFGNVQFAQGLESLWELVRALNKYVDTQAPWTLYKQGNMERLATVMYVMLAAMRKTALCLWPVMPVASGKMLAQLGQPVQEGQPPVANVEDEIAHFEGLEPGIQVAEGSNLFPRIEVKKEGADSKEPKAQKKDKQAEKPQEKAAPKQAAAEQGGADAPAVKPNVEFDQFKALDLRVGTVKVAEKHPNADRILRLEIDFGEGELRQILSGLAEHYAPEDLVGKRVCAVLNLAPRKIRGLVSHGMVLTAGTDSALGLLAVDRDVPDGSEIA, from the coding sequence GTGAACAGCTTTTTCATCACAACGCCCATCTACTACGTCAATGCCAAGCCCCATCTGGGGCATGCCTATACCACTGTGGTTGCCGACGCCATGGCCCGCTACCACAAGCTGATTGGCGAGGACACCATGTTCCTCACCGGCACGGACGAACACGGCGACAAGATTGTTCAGGCGGCGGAAAAACAAGGTCAGACTCCAAAGGAGTTTGTGGACGACATCAGCGCCCGCTTCCGCGCCTTGTGGCCCAAGCTTGACGTTGCCAACGACCGCTTTGTGCGCACCACCGATCCCGAGCACATCAGCGCTGTGCAGGCCTTTTTGCAAAAGGTCTATGACGCGGGCGACATCTATTTTGGCGAGTTCGGCGGGCATTACTGCTACGGCTGTGAACGGTTCTATACCGAAAAAGAGCTGGAAAACGGCCTCTGCCCCCAGCATCTGACCAAGCCGGAATTTATCAGCGAGAAGAACTACTTTTTCCGCATGTCCAAGTATCTGCCCTGGCTCAAGGAGCACATCGAGGCCAATCCTTCGTTTATCCGGCCCGAACGCTATCGCAGCGAAGTGCTGGCCATGCTCGAATCCGGCGCGCTGGAAGACCTGTGCATCTCGCGCCCCAAATCGCGCCTGACCTGGGGCATTGAGCTGCCCTTTGACAAGGATTACGTCTGCTACGTGTGGTTTGATGCGCTACTCAACTACATCAGCGCGCTGAACTGGCCCGAAGGCGAAGACTTTAAAAAGTTCTGGCCCGGCGAACATCTGGTTGCCAAGGATATTCTCAAGCCTCACGCCGTATTCTGGCCCACCATGCTCAAATCTGCGGGCCTGCCGCTGTATGAGCATCTGAATGTGCACGGCTACTGGCTTGTGCGCGACACCAAGATGTCAAAATCGCTTGGCAATGTTGTGGAACCGAGCGACATGGCCCAACGTTTCGGGCCGGACGCCTTCCGCTATTTTCTGCTGCGCGAAATGCACTTTGGTTCTGACGCCAGCTTTAGCGAAGATGCCCTTGTAGGCCGCATCAATGCCGACCTTGCCAACGACCTCGGCAACCTGTTCAGCCGCGTGCTTTCCATGACGGCCAAATATTTCGGCAGCCATGTGCCCATGCCCAAGGCGCTTCAGGAAGACGACAAGGCCATTGCCGACCTGTGCGCCAACTCCATGCGCAACTTTGTGCAGCTTTTTGGCAACGTGCAGTTTGCCCAGGGGCTTGAATCCCTGTGGGAACTCGTGCGCGCCCTGAACAAATACGTGGACACCCAGGCCCCCTGGACGCTCTACAAGCAGGGCAACATGGAGCGCCTCGCAACCGTCATGTACGTCATGCTGGCGGCCATGCGCAAAACCGCGCTCTGCCTCTGGCCCGTCATGCCTGTGGCCTCTGGCAAAATGCTTGCCCAGCTTGGGCAGCCCGTGCAGGAAGGCCAGCCCCCGGTTGCCAATGTGGAAGACGAAATTGCCCATTTTGAAGGCCTTGAACCCGGCATTCAGGTAGCGGAAGGCTCCAACCTGTTCCCGCGTATTGAAGTGAAAAAAGAAGGCGCGGACAGCAAGGAACCCAAGGCCCAAAAGAAGGACAAGCAGGCGGAAAAACCGCAGGAAAAAGCCGCGCCCAAGCAGGCTGCAGCAGAGCAGGGCGGGGCGGATGCGCCTGCAGTCAAACCCAATGTGGAATTCGACCAGTTCAAGGCTCTGGATCTGCGCGTGGGCACAGTCAAAGTGGCGGAAAAGCACCCCAATGCCGACCGTATTCTGCGACTTGAAATTGACTTTGGCGAAGGTGAGCTGCGTCAGATTCTCTCTGGCCTGGCAGAGCACTATGCGCCGGAAGATCTGGTGGGCAAACGCGTGTGCGCAGTGCTGAACCTTGCCCCGCGCAAGATTCGCGGGCTGGTTTCGCACGGCATGGTGCTTACGGCAGGAACCGACAGCGCGCTCGGGCTGCTTGCTGTGGACCGCGACGTGCCTGACGGCAGCGAAATAGCATAA
- a CDS encoding undecaprenyl-diphosphate phosphatase — protein sequence MDNLFTAVILSIVEGLTEFLPVSSSGHLILVGDLLNFMGEKAATFEVVIQLGAIMAVVVLYWKRFWGLVRPQPYVRFAGMRGIMLLILTSLPASVLGLLLHSAIKTYLFRPETVLIALVVGAVMMIVVEKRKFKPSYITLDDMTPKLALGIGCFQCLALWPGFSRSASTIMGGMLLGGKRSLAAEYSFIAAVPIMVAATGYDMLKSWHLFSAADIPFFAVGMIGSFLSALLAVKVFIALMGRVTLVPFAVYRLLIAPFIYYFMVN from the coding sequence ATGGATAATCTGTTTACTGCGGTAATTTTGAGCATTGTCGAGGGGCTGACGGAATTCCTGCCTGTTTCCTCATCCGGCCACCTTATTCTGGTTGGCGATCTGCTCAACTTTATGGGCGAAAAGGCCGCCACCTTTGAGGTGGTTATTCAGCTTGGCGCCATCATGGCTGTGGTGGTGCTGTACTGGAAGCGCTTCTGGGGCCTTGTGCGCCCTCAACCCTATGTGCGCTTTGCGGGCATGCGCGGCATCATGCTGCTTATTCTTACATCGCTGCCTGCCAGCGTGCTCGGGCTTTTGCTGCACTCGGCGATCAAGACCTATCTGTTCCGTCCGGAAACTGTGCTCATTGCTCTGGTTGTGGGCGCGGTGATGATGATAGTTGTTGAAAAACGCAAGTTCAAACCTTCGTATATTACGCTGGACGACATGACGCCCAAGCTGGCCCTTGGCATCGGCTGCTTTCAGTGCCTTGCGCTGTGGCCCGGTTTTTCGCGCTCGGCTTCAACAATTATGGGCGGCATGCTGCTTGGCGGCAAGCGCTCGCTGGCGGCGGAGTATTCGTTCATCGCCGCAGTGCCCATCATGGTTGCAGCTACCGGCTACGACATGCTGAAAAGCTGGCACCTGTTCAGCGCTGCGGATATTCCCTTTTTTGCCGTGGGCATGATCGGCTCGTTCCTCTCGGCCCTGCTGGCAGTCAAAGTGTTCATCGCCCTTATGGGCCGCGTGACTCTGGTGCCTTTTGCCGTGTACCGCCTGTTAATCGCACCCTTTATTTACTATTTCATGGTGAACTAA
- a CDS encoding RidA family protein, whose amino-acid sequence MKAIIRKTPKSMYQPVGNYSHTTIIPAGMDTYVFSGQIGIRGDGSFPTAFNDEVQQLFTNIKVLLDTEGLSGPDITKVNIWSVKEIDWDYFDNEWDKLFGSTYPSMTIAYVSALGLPEISIEIDIWAAKQPQG is encoded by the coding sequence ATGAAGGCCATTATAAGAAAAACACCAAAGAGCATGTATCAGCCTGTTGGAAACTATTCACATACAACCATCATACCCGCTGGCATGGACACCTATGTGTTTTCAGGGCAAATCGGCATCAGGGGTGACGGTTCTTTTCCAACGGCCTTTAACGATGAAGTGCAGCAACTCTTTACAAATATTAAAGTATTGCTCGATACGGAAGGACTGTCCGGACCAGATATTACCAAGGTTAATATCTGGTCCGTGAAAGAAATCGACTGGGATTATTTCGATAACGAGTGGGATAAGCTTTTTGGCAGCACTTACCCATCGATGACTATTGCGTATGTATCGGCATTAGGCCTGCCGGAAATCAGCATAGAAATTGATATCTGGGCTGCAAAGCAACCTCAGGGCTAA